One genomic window of Octopus bimaculoides isolate UCB-OBI-ISO-001 chromosome 2, ASM119413v2, whole genome shotgun sequence includes the following:
- the LOC106871094 gene encoding mucin-5AC produces MPRVKKKSVEYGNRKRRKLAATKRSTLYCSSPVGERQFVQMQSMENHLQLTATPTPSPPPPPPSVPPVQPSQLQPPQPTPQQTPPPTTTTATITKACSSPVLLPKSCPVEVQTEEKCLDTLKMEDSKTELKNSTFPEALKDESLSDAQRSELRRKYFSDLLSRCIITADKAVAAVMAVRCDSAAKKPSAVRKPRVPRKPKVEKANKQKVYAAVSKLPNSDTEVSKAPPAPNQTATSKVTTANSKATGSTPPASNTQKAYALYVGGQLKYILPYNGLLAATNPNQPEGEMKKLICRGVNGKTEIALAKPTIVCDNEKKKIVFVVQKKSPDSPSQIVSTKTTTENKASTKSSNLLTYGSFLNHGISDNMLKLLLPSFVPSEVSTTATTTPTPTKSTTTTTLPATTVGSKVTSAKSQSDVNSSQIEPASTDRPKDVSVATYVNSTGNNQNVGTSGAALTTTTTSTKTLTTAVVTSTTPATLTTAATPTTATTPATTTTTPATVTTPATTTTTTADETTEDSGSIHPVKLFSRDSARKLCPPTSSSVSSVPVPTILDASEVQNSSGKSLLRFSSVLNENKQKIQSHSKQRNEAAAAERTNMAPTESHSENVVHQDKTENSGKAISNSDTNCAKNLSQQSESVMEDCHSDSKEVSQDNADDGDDDGMFGLKISSVFSLAEEQLRSSEDDVTASQLGENSEFVKPSSDSSFFHVEQPQIDGFAENDNLPNESKFQRVLINSPQSTSSLSSPRTVVVSMNNEAFTSPVQLTNSNEEVSVDISIDSTNHRKHMSADHEKTTKLPPNAEQDLDNFNMTDSQLNNSQKENASPKNSSCSDKTEQDPKYISVDIRRRNGQTKVTAVTNPNLKKESAKSIASTLESVSSVTSLGSAIPQGNSSTRLADELQCAAHSLPMGKYVFIPLSDKTVAIPSQGGKTSRSAYIFEKSFNQNSMQVKMPKSFVNTKDCPPPTVVSNTNNGSQIIFQTNNASKSLNDVIITPSADPLPSSTKETVPTLEAPPIITGKRIRRPKKHTGFEEDIDFIPPVRKYRKKSKSVLKEKKSGMVASDNPKKTKSHVPTPENNNCLYYMKEGSNKIQLFDSKSELATVLRATGTALEISKVDPVNGHRLLPSCSTGVVPSVTMVTPKVAPSVGSIVDPSYQSCNSSGLRIDNVLSLQPNTVHIKSEPITSGYGDELVKSPHHVSLLPLNPLITLPPTSVPDSLNLVQNIKKEPVKYGYEGDINPDSSVSLLAPINQHSSLSSIKEEKLGPCPENVACKNLASTQKDVGHLRDSSKLYKMDKFTLSGSGKKLNCKKKAVGKKAAVKITGFPLETQTSSSSSVTDDLSYSTPSPSNLSPLLPASPSTSSSSCYSSHVSSSKHNSLELPSASTSSVTLSSSLSGETPQEERIRRLREILREKEHSLELIRQNLAVSSTL; encoded by the exons ATGCCTcgagttaaaaaaaaatcagtcgaATATGGAAATCGTAAAAGAAGGAAACTAGCAGCGACAAAGCGCAGTACTCTGTATTGTTCATCGCCGGTAGGTGAGCGACAGTTTGTGCAGATGCAGTCGATGGAGAATCACCTTCAGTTAACAGCAACacctacaccatcaccaccaccaccaccaccatcagtaccacCAGTACAGCCATCACAACTtcaaccaccacaaccaacaccacagcaaacaccaccaccaacaacaacaacagcaacaataacaaaagcctGTTCTTCACCCGTGTTGTTGCCCAAGTCTTGTCCAGTTGAGGTTCAGACAGAAGAGAAATGTTTAGACACATTAAAAATGGAAG ATTCAAAGACAGAATTGAAAAATTCTACTTTCCCAGAAGCTCTCAAAGACGAGTCACTGAGTGATGCGCAGAGATCTGAGTTACGTCGTAAATATTTCTCAG ATTTGCTCTCCAGGTGTATTATTACTGCTGATAAAGCTGTTGCTGCTGTGATGGCTGTCAGGTGTGATTCTGCGGCTAAGAAACCCTCAGCTGTTCGCAAACCAAGAGTTCCAAGGAAACCAAAAGTTGAGaaagcaaacaaacagaaagtTTATGCAGC AGTTTCAAAACTGCCGAATTCTGATACCGAGGTTTCAAAGGCGCCACCAGCACCAAACCAAACTGCAACCAGCAAAGTGACAACAGCTAACTCTAAAGCTACTGGCAGTACCCCTCCGGCTAGCAATACCCAGAAAGCTTATGCTCTTTATGTTGGGGGCCAGTTGAAGTACATTCTTCCATACAATGGTCTTTTAGCAGCCACCAATCCCAATCAACCTGAAGGTGAGATGAAAAAGTTGATTTGTCGAGGAGTGAATGGCAAAACAGAAATAGCTTTGGCAAAACCGACAATTGTGTGtgataacgaaaagaaaaaaattgtgtttgttgTGCAGAAAAAGTCTCCTGACTCACCAAGTCAAATTGTctcgacaaaaacaacaactgaaaATAAAGCCTCAACAAAATCTTCGAATCTTCTAACATATGGTTCTTTTCTAAACCATGGCATCTCGGACAACATGCTGAAACTGTTATTGCCAAGTTTTGTTCCTTCTGAAGTATCCACAACAGCAACTACGACTCCAACTCCAACAAAatcaaccaccacaacaacacttCCAGCTACCACTGTTGGTTCCAAGGTAACATCGGCCAAAAGTCAGTCTGATGTGAATAGTTCCCAAATTGAACCAGCTTCAACAGACAGACCAAAGGATGTGTCTGTAGCCACTTATGTTAATTCTACAGGGAATAATCAGAATGTGGGTACTTCTGGTGCTGCACTGACCACGACTACGACATCTACTAAAACACTGACCACTGCagtagtaacatcaacaacaccagcaacactgacaacagcagcaacaccgacaacagcaacaacaccagcaacaacaacaacaacaccagcaacagtaacaacaccagcaacaacaacaacaacaacagcagatgaAACAACAGAGGATTCTGGTTCAATCCACCCTGTGAAACTGTTTTCACGAGATTCTGCCAGAAAACTTTGTCCTCCAACTTCTTCCTCTGTATCATCGGTTCCTGTTCCAACTATTTTGGATGCCAGTGAAGTACAGAATAGTTCTGGCAAATCTCTGTTGAGATTTTCTTCTGTcttgaatgaaaacaaacagaaaatacagtCCCACAGCAAACAAAGAaatgaagcagcagcagcagagaggACGAATATGGCACCAACAGAGAGTCATTCTGAGAATGTTGTTCACCAGGACAAAACGGAGAATAGTGGGAAAGCTATCAGTAATAGTGACACAAATTGTGCTAAAAATCTGTCACAGCAATCTGAATCTGTAATGGAAGACTGCCATTCTGATAGTAAAGAAGTATCGCAAGATAAtgctgacgatggtgatgatgatggcatgttTGGATTGAAGATATCTTCTGTTTTCTCTTTAGCTGAAGAACAACTGCGATCCAGTGAGGATGATGTTACAGCTTCGCAACTTGGAGAAAATTCTGAATTTGTTAAACCTTCTTCAGATTCCAGTTTCTTCCATGTAGAACAACCTCAAATAGATGGCTTTGCTGAAAATGACAACCTCCCAAATGAATCTAAATTCCAAAGAGTTTTAATCAATTCTCCGCAGTCAACGAGTTCCTTGTCAAGTCCACGGACCGTTGTCGTCAGCATGAACAACGAGGCGTTCACCTCTCCTGTGCAGCTGACAAATTCAAACGAGGAGGTCAGTGTGGACATCAGCATAGATTCAACCAATCACCGGAAACACATGAGTGCTGATCatgagaaaacaacaaaattaccaCCAAATGCTGAACAAGATTTGGATAACTTCAACATGACCGATTCTCAGCTGAACAATTCACAGAAAGAAAATGCTTCACCAAAGAATTCTAGCTGTTCTGATAAAACTGAACAGGATCCTAAGTACATTTCTGTTGACATACGACGGCGTAATGGTCAGACAAAGGTAACAGCCGTCACTAATCCTAATCTGAAGAAAGAATCTGCTAAATCTATTGCAAGCACATTGGAAAGTGTGTCTTCAGTTACTTCTTTAGGCTCTGCCATACCTCAAGGAAATAGTTCCACTCGTCTTGCAGATGAACTGCAGTGTGCTGCCCATTCTCTACCTATGGGCAAATATGTTTTCATTCCATTGTCTGATAAAACGGTGGCTATTCCTTCACAAGGTGGCAAAACCAGCAGATCTGCCTATATTTTTGAAAAGAGTTTCAACCAGAATTCTATGCAAGTTAAAATGCCAAAATCTTTTGTAAATACTAAGGACTGTCCACCTCCAACTGTCGTATCAAATACTAATAATGGATCCCAAATAATTTTCCAAACCAACAACGCTTCTAAGTCTTTGAATGATGTGATTATTACTCCATCTGCAGATCCACTTCCAAGCTCTACAAAAGAAACTGTACCAACTCTGGAAGCCCCACCTATAATTACTGGTAAAAGAATACGTAGACCAAAAAAACATACTGGTTTTGAAGAAGATATTGATTTCATTCCTCCAGTTAGGAAATATCGGAAGAAATCCAAATCTgttctgaaagagaaaaaaagtggaaTGGTTGCCAGTGATAATCCGAAGAAGACGAAAAGCCATGTTCCAACTCCCGAGAATAACAATTGTCTGTATTATATGAAGGAAGGGAGTAATAAAATCCAGCTTTTTGATTCTAAATCGGAATTAGCTACTGTATTGCGAGCGACTGGTACAGCTCTTGAAATTTCCAAAGTCGATCCAGTAAATGGCCATCGCTTGTTACCATCTTGCTCAACAGGTGTTGTACCAAGTGTAACTATGGTAACGCCGAAAGTGGCACCTTCTGTTGGCAGTATAGTTGATCCATCATATCAGAGTTGTAATTCTTCAGGTCTGCGAATTGATAATGTTCTTTCTCTGCAACCTAATACCGTTCATATCAAATCTGAACCCATAACTTCTGGTTATGGCGATGAACTAGTGAAAAGTCCTCATCATGTATCCCTCCTTCCATTAAACCCTCTCATTACTTTACCTCCTACTAGTGTACCAGATTCCTTAAATCTTGTTCAGAATATCAAAAAGGAACCGGTAAAATATGGTTACGAAGGGGACATCAATCCTGATTCGTCTGTCTCGTTATTAGCTCCCATCAACCAACATTCTTCCCTGTCAtcaatcaaagaagaaaaacttgGGCCTTGTCCAGAGAATGTTGCTTGTAAAAACTTAGCCTCCACACAAAAGGACGTTGGTCATTTAAGGGATTCTTCTAAATTATACAAGATGGACAAGTTTACCTTGTCAGGGTCTGGTAAGAAATTGAACTGTAAAAAGAAAGCAGTTGGCAAAAAGGCAGCTGTCAAGATAACAGGTTTTCCTTTAGAAactcaaacatcatcatcatcgtctgtgACTGACGACCTTTCATACAGCACTCCATCTCCTTCCAACCTTTCTCCTCTGCTCCCTGCCTCCCCCTCCACCTCCTCATCTTCTTGTTATTCTTCACATGTCAGCTCTTCAAAACACAACAGTCTAGAACTTCCAAGTGCCTCCACGTCATCGGtgactctctcttcctctctgtctgggGAGACACCTCAGGAGGAACGGATTCGCCGCTTGAGGGAGATTCTGCGGGAGAAAGAACACAGCCTTGAGTTGATTCGACAGAATCTTGCTGTATCATCTACTCTTTAA